One Canis lupus baileyi chromosome 1, mCanLup2.hap1, whole genome shotgun sequence genomic window, TTATtcatgggaaaggaaaaaatagcaaGGAGCCTAGTGTTCAGTTCCAGAAAAGTGATCAACTGGGTACATTGTTGCCTTGCATTTTCTTGTAGACAGTACACTGTGCGCTATCGAGAAAAGGGGGAATTGGCAAGGTGGGATCACAAGCAGACCTCCAACAGACGTGTGCTGGTGGAGAACCTGATTCCAGACACTATGTACGAATTCGCAGTCCGTATTTCACAGGGTGAAAGAGATGGCAAATGGAGTACGTCTGTCTTCCAGAGAACACCAGAATCTGGTCTGTATTTAAAATGGCCTTTGGATTTTCAAACTGAGAATTACtctgaaaataagatttaaagatAGTTTAAGAAGCCAATGGTGATAAAAGCCAGCAGAGaggttttttaaagtaatgttgGCCCTAATTCTGGGACTTATTTCTACGTACTAATACAAAGAAGTTCAGGAACTATTACCTTGGGTCCATGTTTTATCCTTTGCTGGCCATATTCATTAGCATGTTATTCTGATATGTGGAGCACATTACATCCCAGGATAGCATAATCATAAATCACTGCTATATGCATGCGTGTCCCTGGGTAATGCATGGTTCTGGAGGGTAGGGGGTACTCTTCTTTCCTAAGGCTGAGCTTCTGTTTGATTCTGGGGGAGAATTTTGCTCTGtatcaattattttatcttaaacaatgtctttaaaagctttattaaaaagaagtttGAACTAGATTTTaatcttctttatgtatttcattATTCAACAATGAAAGAAATTTTGAATTTCTAAAAGCATTGCCCTAGATGTGTCTAAACTTGCTACGTGAGTCAGTAGCACTGACATAAATCACTATCTTGCATAAGGAGTAATGAGAGTGTAGAGCTTTCTGTCATGtgtaataaaaatgaacacagtaGTGCTTCagtggaaaatatatatgtaggaaCCATCTGTCACTTACTTTCAGAATATCCATAAAGGCATGTTTAAACCTTGGGTCCTTGTCCTTTTGCAGCTCCGACAACAGCTCCTGAAAACTTAAATGTCTGGCCAGTCAATGGCAAACCTACAGCTGTCACTGTAGCTTGGGATGCACTGCCCGAGACCGAGGGAAAAGTGAAAGGTAGGAACTTCATTATTTAAGGTGTCAGGTGCACACAAGAGTGACATACCCCAAATAGAGATGTGTATGTTGACTCTGATAAACAACGTTCTAATAGCAAGCTTGGTGACTGGAAGATCAATAGGGAAGCAACATACGTATATGGGACGCTAACCCAATGGACAAGGGTACTTCATGATGGGTTCTCATTGTCAGTAAGATCCAGGTGGTCATGAAGATGAAAAGCCATCTTTCGATGAAAGATGAAAAGTCTATCCCAGTGATTTCAGTACTGCTCTCAGGAGGGGTGTTTTTAATTGTATGGGTGTGACATCATAACCTTTACACATACAAGGAACAACGTTGTGTTGCATGCTATGGGTCTTTTCATTGTACCAATATGATCGTGGAACATGGGAATAAGCAGGAACCCTGTGGAATGACAAATGTCTtgaatgatataataaaaatgggtTTGAAAAACCaagtaatgaaattaaaaaaatgatttttttcttatttgtcagcctttttaattaatattttttggttaggaaaaataatgactttaaaattaaaaaagatcaaagatgaaaaagaattagaataaaatacagctattcttaaatttaaaaattgttgagaatatgaaataaaaacacagattaCTTCTTTTTAGTGTAAAAACATTCAAGAACCTTCCAGAAGTCTTTTCAGAGACATTTTAGAAGGCTATCTGGAGGATTTCACCTGACATTGACTATACAGATGTACTTTAAGGatatgttaaagattttatttatttatttgagagagagagagagagagagagcaccagtagggggagagggagaaacagacttcctgctgagcagggagcccgatgtggggctcgatcccaggaccctgctatcatgacctgagccgaaggcagatgcttaaaggggctgaaccactcaggtgccctgagaatttCTTAACTGAAAAAACTAACAGGTTCTCTTGTATTCGACTGTAAATTATCTTTGAGGACCTGTAAGGATGTCTTTCCATAGGACAATGGAAGTTAAAGAAGGCAGTTGTAGAGTAGTAGTTTCTAAACTTAATGCTTTCTCACTTTgcagtttttaaagaatatattgtactgttcttactcattttttttccagtggaatAAATCAGAAGCAAATGAAGACAAGACATATTTAGTTGGCCCCTTTAATCATCCTTTTTTATGACAGTTTGTCGTGATGCTGGCAAGGATTCTGAAAATTGCATAAAGACATTTTTGGCTGACGACTTTTGTTAGTTATAAAAAAGTCAATTGTTCCTCCTTTTATGACTTTATTATCATGCTActtatttgctttctttccctctcccacatCTTAGTTTATATTTATAACTCCTTGGCGAATGAACCTCCCTGGTagtcaatgaaatatttttagaaataataatagctactgaGTTTTTGTGTCCAAAAGAACTCATGTATCATAACCCTGCTCAGGCAGTTTTCATAAAGGGATGGTAGTGGGATTGCAAATTCATAATTGAATTCCCCACTGGGGAAtttatatatatgacaaatataaaacataatagaaGAATATAGTTTGACATGGTTACATTTTTTCCAGATGAATTGAATTCATAAAAAAGTTTGTATTGCAAAATTTTATAGACAGTGGGTTCTTTTAATTCTTAGTTTTGACCATCATAAATGActagtttgttcattttcaaagagaaaagaatgtgtttttttttttttaaagacaaatgctGCAAAAGCATTTTTGGTTGAAGTTTTTTAATTAATGTGCTTATTAAAGATTAGATCTCAGGGAAGAGAAAAGGTCTTCTGTGCTCCTCTCCATACAACATAGACAATATGACAGTTGCTTGGCTTTTCTgtgattcaaattctttttcatGGTTAGTTCCTACCCACAttaatttgataagttttgtAAGTCTTGAGTTCATTGAGAGGAAAACAGACATGACGGTTTTTAGTTGAGGGTGgaaatgctgttttaaaatatGGCTTCCTTAAGTTGCAGTATTTCCATAGAAACCTGGAGCTATATTAGTTCTTTGGGCTGAATTTGCTCTGATTTTCAAAGTTCAAGGGCATTACATGTTTGTAATGTAACATCACTGATTCAAGATGGAAATGTTAGACATCCCATCAATCTATGAACCAGCAACTTTTCCTCACAGTTTTAAATACTGTGAAATATCCTGACCTACGTATATTAAGCCACGATTGTAATTCCTGTGGAAGTGAAATTACACCCCAAATATGAGATCTATCTGGCTTAACGTGCAAAGAAAAATAGCCCAGATCAATACACTGAGAGTCCTAAAGGCGTTGGCAGCTCTCCAGATTCAGTTCCAACCATCATCAGTTAAATCTGCTGCAGCTTCTTCTACTTGGGCTATAGTAATGCTGACatagtaaattagtaaataagCACAATGAAGAAAAACTCCCGACACAGTGTAAATAGTCTTGGTATGTTGTATGAAGACTGGCCTCCTGGGCTCCATATGTTTAATTTGCTGAAAATGGAAAGTTGCCAGCAGGTTCCCTCCGTGGCCCTGTCTGGTAGCCTGAACGAATGTTAGTTCACCTTCCACCGTGTCTCTATGCTCCAGCTGCTGACTTGGCGTGCATTGCTAGAGTATTAATTTTAGTAATGCACGTTCTAATTCATCCTGCCCATACAGTCTGTCTGCTGGACACAGGACTGTGTTCACTTTCCTCCTTCCAACCGTCTGCCAAATCATTTCAGAATACATTCTTTCATACGCCCCGGCTCTCAAACCATTTGGAGCAAAGTCCCTCACCTATCCTGGAGAGACTACTTCTGCCCTAGTGGATGGTCTGCAGCCTGGGGAACGCTATCTTTTCAAAATCCGGGCGGCAAACAGGAGAGGACTGGGGCCTCACTCCAAAGCCTTCATTGTCGCTATACCAACAAGTAAGCATCATGTGTTTgtggctctttctctgtctctcttcattACCGCTAATTGTGGTGTGTTACTTTGATCATACTCTGTTGATGATTTTTTGGGCTAAAGTTGTCTGTTgagttctaaaatatttttgttgtccCATTAGAAATTAGTCTTCCTGGAGACTAAAATATTATTGATTGCTTATCACATGAATTACTATTACAGTATTACAGTAACATGAATGTATCAATTATGTGATTAATCTTATATCACTGAGTAATTTGGGGCTTATGCTGACAGGGAAAGGACATTTTTACAGGTGTAATAATACACATGACATTTTTAATtgttagctcttttttttaattttttaaagattttatttatttattcatagacacagagagagagagagaggcagagacacaggcagagagagagggagaagcaggctccatgcagggagcctgatgcgggactcgatcccggacctccaggatcacaccccaggctgcaggcggcgccaaaccgctgtgccaccggggctgccctaattgttAGCTCTTTTCAATTTCTAGAAAGCacttaagatttttcatttatattccaTTATTTTGGAGTGCAGCTTTAGTCAGAACTCCAGTTACCTCATTTATAACtggagttttatatatatatatatatatatatatatatatatatatatatatatatataaattatcaaGATAACTATCAAGATTGAGCAGGTTAATAAGTTCCCAAATTGGAGCATGGTATTTTTggactgtattttcttttctgcttccccATATTTACATCAGATATTGGTAGCTGTCTCCCTAACCGTGTGCTGTGAGGATCCACAGTATACCACAACATTATACAGTTctgtgctggaaaaactggaataGATGAGGTTTGCTCCTCTGGGTCCTCCACTGCCATATAAACTCCCCTCTTCTTACAGCATCCCTGGTTCAATCTTGCTCTCAGGAAAGGATAAATTATAGAGCACATGTAATATAATGCTCTGCCTACCCCAGGAGTCTTTTTAATCTTAAGCTTTATTTTGGGATTACAAATGTATACTTTATTAAAGGAATTTTAAGTAAGAAGGAGGAAACAAGTACAGACATGTTAGGGGCAAGAGAGAACTCTTTGTAATGCCCCCCAAATTATGTATTTGTTGCTCCCCTATCACTTGCAAATCACACACAACACAtccccatttatttttaagtatagatCATTTAACATTCATCATTTTATAGCAAACTTATGTGTATTTCTTCCCTACATGGCTAAGAGTGGCTTAAGACATCTGTAGTATCCTGACAGTTACATTAAGAAAATCCTACATAAGATTTTTGCATTTACAAAATCAATGGGTCACTTTAAAGTACTCCTTTGAAAAATTCCTGCAAATAATAAGCTGTGACATAACTTGATTACATTAATAGAAATCTAATACACATCTCCTGGGACTGTATCATTACTTAAAgcaaaaaagatctttaaaagattgccataatttggaaaatgtattCAATGTCTAAAGAATGAGAAGTTATTAATTATAATGACTAATTACAAATGCCTCCACACTGCCCTCTTAAATACTCACCTGATGTTgcacagctttcttttttttttttttttttttttttgacggctaaaatctttaaaatttattatagcCAGTTCTGGTGAGTCCGATGTGCAGCAGAAGACCCATCCAGAGGATAACTGGAAATCTAAAAAGCCGGAGACTTCTCCCAAAGCTCCCACTTCCTCGAAACACACTCATTTGCCTGTTTCTCCCCGAGGCAGAAATGTCAAGAACCCTCTTCTTGACTTGAAGAACAAAATACTGGCCAACGGCGGGGTGCCCAGAAAACCCCAGCTTCACCCTAAGAAGACTGAAGGTTTGGATCTGCAGTCAACAGAAATCACTGATGAGGAGGAGCCGGATTCCCGGGGGGACCCACCAACATTGCCCTCAGAGACCCAAGACCAGAAGCCACAGCAGAGGCTGCCAAGTAGATCTGTACCCTCGGTCCTTGCTCCTGGGAGGACCCCAGTGAGGGTgcagacacccgggctgccccgaaaGGAGGGCATCGACAGGGGCAGCTCGTCTCTGGCTTCTTACCCTCGGCCAGGAGTGTCCCCTTCAGCCCCAGCCTCGTCTGCACCCCACATACGCATGGAAGGCAGCCCTCGCCGCCCTTCAGCGGGGCCCTCCACCAACCCGCCCCCCAGCTCCACTGACAATGACTCGGTGGgccaagaggaggaggagccagccGCGGGCTCCCGGGACCCCAAGGACGCCGCCTCCCAGAGGCTGCCTCCCAAGAGCACCTCCCACGCCCGGCCGGCCCTGTGGCCCAGCCGCCAGGCCACCTCCAGCGCCCTGCGGGACAGAAGCCCCGTGCACCACGGCACAAAACCAGCCTTGCCCGCGCGGAGAGCACCCCATTTGGGGGACAGGGAGGACAATTCGGGTGCTTCAGTCCCACCCTCGAGACTTTCTCCGCCCCAGGGAGGGTCATCTCGGCTGCCACCCACCGAACCACACCGCGGGGCTCCACTGTCCAGGGGCTGGAAGGATGGTTACGGCGCCGCAGCCGCCAAGTCCAACGTGCCATCACAGTCCAGGTCTTCCTCGTCTTCTGGTCTCTCCTCTAGGACACAGGGCTCTGAGGGAGAGGATGCCTCTGATGGCGATGGTGACAATGATACGGAAGATAGAGGCAGGCAGGCTGAGGCCACCGCCCCCACCTCTCGGGCGCGGCTGCCGGCAGGGTCGCCTGTCTCTGGACATTTCAATTTGTTCAGAAACAAGCCCTTTGCTGCCCACACGAGATATCCAAGCCGGTTTGGCAGCGGCCGAGGACCCCGGTTGCATCCCTCTAGCTCCCCGCCATCCACTGTGTCCCCCCGAGTTCACTCGAGGGTGAATTCTCACGGGGTCGCTGCAGAGAGCGAAGCAGAAGACGAGAAGCCACTCCCTGCCACCGTGGTAAACGACCACGTGtcttcctcctccaggcagcctgccTCCCTGGCCGTGGACCACCTAAGGAAAGGCCCACAGAGAGGGGCGAGCCTTCAGCAGAAGGAGCCCTTGGCGGAGAACCCCAAATCCGCGGGGCCTGTGGCAGGTGCGCATCCTCAGGGCAAGCCCCTGCCCGCCAAGGCGCTGGACGTCCAGCAGAGCACAGAAGTGGGTGCGGAGGGCGGCTACCCTAAGGCGCACCTGGCCCCCGCTAGGCGGCCGGCGACGCGGTCCCAGCACCACCCCGGGCCCGGCGTGCCCAAGAGGATGGCCCCCGGCCAGGGCCTGGGTGCCGGGGCCGCCGCTCCCGAAGGGCAGCCTTCCCCCGCCGTCTCCGCGTCGCAGCCGCAGCCCCGCGGCCCCCAGAGCAAGGACGTGGGGCGCCCGCTGTCCAAACCCAAGCCCGAGCTGCCCCAGGCTGCGCGTCCCCACCCCCGGGCGCAGGACAGCGCCTCCTTCTCGGACCCCTACGCAGCCAGGGGCAGTGAGTCCCCCCACGCGGCGAGCTCCCGAGGGGTGCTCCCCACGTCTCCCCACAGTCGGGACGAGGACCCAGAGGCCAGATCTGTCGGAAAGCACCACGACAGCGTCGAAGCAGAGGCCCGAGGCGCCCGGGAGCCCGCACACCCGGCCCGGGCCAGGGATCCCACCCTGTCCCTTCCCAAGCACCGGCAGCCAGAGGCtcccgcggggggcgcgggcgacAGTCACCTCCGCAGACccccgggctccctgctgaggccCGGCGGCCCCCGCCCGCACCCCGTTGCCCGCCCCCGGGTCCCGGGCCGAGCCGGGCCCCAGGCTGCGGGCAAGAGCGAGCGCGCCTCCCAGGGCGCACCGTCCAAAAAGGAGCCCCTGACCGCCAAATCTCAGCAGTCGGTCTCGGCAGAGGAGGAGGGTGAAGGCACGatgttttttaaaggaggaaaggaTGGGGACCCCCTGTCTTCCTCTGCTCCAAAGTggccctcctccagccccagggGCAGCAAATATGTGGATGGGAACATCGCTAAGGACAAGACCGACCCTGCCCTTGTGCTCGCGCCTCCCAGGGTGAGCCCCCCCCAGGAGGAGAAGCGCGCCCCTCCGCCCGCTCCTGGCAGCTCCCCGAGAGCCCCACTCGCCCCGCCCAGACACCCCCACCGCAGCCCTGCCACGCCAAGCCCCACCGTGGGCACCCCGGCCCGGGTGCGGTACACCACCCGCGCCCCTCCCGTCCATGCCTCCACCACCCCTATGCTGTCCTTGCGCCAGCGCATGATGAACTCGAGATTCCGGAACCCTCTCTCGCGCCAGCCTGCCAGATCCCCCACCAGACAAGGTAATTTCGTTTTGAACTCTCTCTGCGGTTCTCAGTAGTAGTGTTCATGGCAATTCTAGGgaggcttttattttatgttatggagTGTCTGCTGTGTCCAAGCACTGCGTGAAGAGCTTTACAGATGTAAGGGGATTTCGGCCTCTTAACCACCTCTTGCATTGTTTGTCCTGGTTTTCAGTGGAGGAGACTAGGACTCAGGGATCTGAGCGGTTCCAGAAGTCAGACAAGCTATGTGGCGGGGCTGCAGCCCTCCCGTCCTCTGCCATTCCTCCACCGCATACTGCCTCTTTAAATTCACGAACATATGCTCTTAATCTGTGAAAAGGAGTCACAGATGCCATACTAGGGTTCCTGTGTTTTAGGTTATTTTTAGTTGCTTACCTGCCAGGCTATATTCAAAGAATCCACAGTAAGGAAGTGGGTACCTGTGTAGGCTGGATTTTGTTCTTGTTGATTCTGCATGTAAAAACTCTCAACATACCCTGCGATTAAACTCACGTCTTGGGTGTGAATTACTTAGACATTGCAATCAGCGAATGTTATTTAAAGCCTCCAGAAAATGCATGTTAAAGATGATTGTCACACGGAGGAGTAAGA contains:
- the FNDC1 gene encoding fibronectin type III domain-containing protein 1 translates to MAPEAGAAPRARCPLPWAALLLLAALLPVVSPAGAPADHPLKPRHVKLLSTKMGLKVTWDPPKDATSRPVEHYNIAYGKSLKSLKYIKVNAETHSFLIEDVEPGVVYFVLVTAENHNGVSRPVYRAESPPGGEWIQIDGFPIKGPGPFNETVTEKEVPNKPLRVRVRSSDDRLSVAWKAPRLSGAKSPRRSRGFLLGYGESGRKMNYVPLTRDERTHEIKKLASESVYVVSLQSMNSQGQSQPVYRAALTKRKISEEDELDVPEDINVRVMSSQSVLVAWVDPVLEKQKKVVASRQYTVRYREKGELARWDHKQTSNRRVLVENLIPDTMYEFAVRISQGERDGKWSTSVFQRTPESAPTTAPENLNVWPVNGKPTAVTVAWDALPETEGKVKEYILSYAPALKPFGAKSLTYPGETTSALVDGLQPGERYLFKIRAANRRGLGPHSKAFIVAIPTTSSGESDVQQKTHPEDNWKSKKPETSPKAPTSSKHTHLPVSPRGRNVKNPLLDLKNKILANGGVPRKPQLHPKKTEGLDLQSTEITDEEEPDSRGDPPTLPSETQDQKPQQRLPSRSVPSVLAPGRTPVRVQTPGLPRKEGIDRGSSSLASYPRPGVSPSAPASSAPHIRMEGSPRRPSAGPSTNPPPSSTDNDSVGQEEEEPAAGSRDPKDAASQRLPPKSTSHARPALWPSRQATSSALRDRSPVHHGTKPALPARRAPHLGDREDNSGASVPPSRLSPPQGGSSRLPPTEPHRGAPLSRGWKDGYGAAAAKSNVPSQSRSSSSSGLSSRTQGSEGEDASDGDGDNDTEDRGRQAEATAPTSRARLPAGSPVSGHFNLFRNKPFAAHTRYPSRFGSGRGPRLHPSSSPPSTVSPRVHSRVNSHGVAAESEAEDEKPLPATVVNDHVSSSSRQPASLAVDHLRKGPQRGASLQQKEPLAENPKSAGPVAGAHPQGKPLPAKALDVQQSTEVGAEGGYPKAHLAPARRPATRSQHHPGPGVPKRMAPGQGLGAGAAAPEGQPSPAVSASQPQPRGPQSKDVGRPLSKPKPELPQAARPHPRAQDSASFSDPYAARGSESPHAASSRGVLPTSPHSRDEDPEARSVGKHHDSVEAEARGAREPAHPARARDPTLSLPKHRQPEAPAGGAGDSHLRRPPGSLLRPGGPRPHPVARPRVPGRAGPQAAGKSERASQGAPSKKEPLTAKSQQSVSAEEEGEGTMFFKGGKDGDPLSSSAPKWPSSSPRGSKYVDGNIAKDKTDPALVLAPPRVSPPQEEKRAPPPAPGSSPRAPLAPPRHPHRSPATPSPTVGTPARVRYTTRAPPVHASTTPMLSLRQRMMNSRFRNPLSRQPARSPTRQGYNGSPNVEGKVLPGSNGKPSGQRIINGPQGTKWVVDLDRGLVLNAEGRYLQDSQGNPLRIKLGGDGRTIVDLGGTPVVSPDGLPLFGQGRHGKPLASAQDKPILSLGGKPLVGLEVVKTTTRAPITTTRPTTTTPRPTTATTRRTTTTTRPTTTIRTTTQTTTTTTTTTTTPEPTTPTPTCPPGTLERHDEDGNLITGSSGLPECYPEEDDFSGLETDTAMPTEEAYVIYDEDYEFETSRPPTTTRPSTTAAVPEVIPVEGSISSFPGEEFDLAGKKRFVAPYVTYLSKDPSAPCSLTDALDHFQVDSLDEIIPNDMRKSDLAPQHPPRNITVVAVEGCHSFVIVDWDKATPGDVVTGYLVYSASYEDFIRNKWSTQASSVTHLPIENLKPNTRYYFKVQAKNPHGYGPISPSVSFVTESDNPLLVVRPPGGEPIWIPFAFKHDPSYTDCHGRQYVKRTWYRKFVGVVLCNSLRYKIYLSDNLKDTFYSIGDSWGRGEDHCQFVDSHLDGRTGPQSYVEALPTIQGYFRQYRQEPVSFGNIGFGTPYYYVGWYECGVSIPGKW